The Pedobacter roseus genome contains a region encoding:
- a CDS encoding S8 family peptidase, translating into MNKSRIFRTLLSLALVSAVPTLVNAQKANWQNLDLKGDSTFGISTEKAYKELLKGKKSVKVIVAVNDGGVEATHEDLKRIMWVNTNEIAGNGKDDDKNGYIDDINGWNFIGGPKESVNFETLELTRLVRRDQERFASTTDANVAEKDKKDFETFKAERADLEKQLAEAKENLAGITGFKNALDAVVKKIGKENPTVEDFKNFKPSTEVEGRIQNVLSQQLEKGSFKDFYEDQIVEGLDYYTRQANYNLNLDYDPRSIVGDDPNNVTEKFYGNNDVAGPDAMHGTHVAGIIAADRTNKLGILGVADNVAIMGVRCTPNGDERDKDVANAIRYAVDNGAKVINMSFGKAYSWNKAIVNEAMKYAASKDVLIVQAAGNENKNIDVENNFPNHKDLDAKTIASWITVGASGPKDDETLKASFSNFGKEQVDVFAPGVQIYSTVPGSKYKNLDGTSMASPVVAGLAGLIRSYYPKLTAAQVKEIIVKSVTKVNHNVEYAKGEEPGAEKVSVPFSDLCISGGVVNAYNALKLAATY; encoded by the coding sequence ATGAATAAGAGTAGAATTTTCAGAACGCTTTTAAGTTTGGCGCTCGTAAGTGCAGTGCCAACATTAGTTAATGCACAAAAAGCCAATTGGCAAAATCTTGATCTTAAAGGTGACAGTACATTCGGAATCAGCACCGAAAAAGCATATAAAGAACTTTTAAAAGGTAAAAAATCGGTAAAAGTGATTGTTGCTGTTAACGATGGCGGTGTTGAAGCCACACATGAAGACTTAAAACGCATTATGTGGGTAAATACCAATGAGATTGCCGGTAATGGTAAAGACGACGATAAAAACGGTTATATTGATGATATTAACGGCTGGAATTTTATCGGTGGACCGAAAGAATCGGTAAATTTTGAAACATTGGAATTAACACGTTTGGTACGCCGCGATCAGGAACGTTTTGCCAGTACTACAGATGCAAACGTTGCAGAAAAGGATAAAAAAGATTTCGAAACTTTTAAAGCAGAACGCGCAGATTTAGAAAAACAATTAGCAGAAGCTAAAGAAAATTTAGCTGGCATTACCGGTTTCAAAAATGCATTAGATGCTGTTGTAAAAAAGATCGGAAAAGAAAACCCAACAGTTGAGGATTTTAAAAACTTTAAACCATCAACCGAAGTTGAAGGCAGGATACAGAATGTATTAAGTCAGCAACTTGAAAAAGGAAGTTTTAAAGACTTTTACGAAGATCAGATCGTAGAGGGATTGGATTATTACACCCGTCAAGCAAATTATAATTTAAATCTTGATTATGATCCACGCTCGATTGTAGGCGATGATCCAAACAATGTAACCGAAAAATTTTATGGCAATAATGATGTAGCTGGTCCGGATGCCATGCACGGAACACACGTTGCTGGTATTATTGCTGCTGACAGAACCAACAAACTAGGTATTTTAGGTGTGGCAGATAATGTTGCCATTATGGGTGTGCGTTGTACTCCAAATGGTGATGAAAGGGATAAAGATGTTGCTAACGCCATTCGCTATGCGGTTGATAATGGCGCAAAAGTAATCAACATGAGTTTTGGTAAGGCTTACAGCTGGAACAAGGCCATTGTTAACGAAGCCATGAAATATGCAGCATCTAAAGATGTATTGATTGTACAGGCAGCAGGTAACGAAAACAAAAATATTGATGTAGAAAACAATTTCCCTAACCATAAAGACTTAGATGCAAAAACCATCGCTTCATGGATTACAGTTGGTGCTTCGGGACCTAAAGATGATGAAACCCTTAAAGCAAGTTTCTCTAACTTTGGTAAAGAGCAGGTAGATGTTTTTGCACCAGGTGTTCAGATTTACTCTACGGTACCGGGTTCTAAATACAAAAACTTAGATGGTACCAGTATGGCCTCTCCTGTTGTGGCAGGTTTAGCCGGATTAATCCGTTCTTATTATCCAAAATTAACTGCGGCCCAGGTAAAAGAAATTATCGTTAAATCGGTTACCAAGGTTAACCACAATGTAGAATATGCCAAAGGTGAAGAGCCAGGTGCTGAAAAAGTTTCTGTTCCTTTCTCTGATCTTTGTATCAGTGGTGGTGTTGTGAATGCTTATAATGCATTGAAATTAGCAGCTACTTATTAA
- a CDS encoding DUF4142 domain-containing protein, with translation MKKIFLLSTAFALALSFQACQTADKKSATTKDSVSGDTTMVNGNHVTGSESTESGIDEAGATFLRKAAVGGIMEVEAAKIAAKNAKSAEVKDFAAKMLADHTKANTELKTLAQSKKVITPEALPADQQIHLDEMKKMTGAAFDKHYMDMMVTDHDKTVALFKQGTENRDQSVKEWATNTLKVIESHDEMAKKIVAGLK, from the coding sequence ATGAAAAAGATATTTTTATTGTCTACAGCTTTTGCATTAGCCCTATCATTCCAGGCCTGTCAAACTGCAGATAAAAAATCAGCAACTACGAAAGACAGTGTTTCCGGAGATACCACCATGGTAAATGGCAACCATGTTACCGGATCTGAAAGTACCGAATCGGGTATTGATGAAGCAGGTGCTACCTTTTTAAGAAAAGCGGCTGTTGGTGGCATTATGGAAGTTGAAGCAGCAAAAATTGCTGCTAAAAATGCAAAAAGTGCTGAAGTTAAAGATTTTGCAGCGAAAATGCTGGCTGATCACACGAAGGCAAATACCGAATTAAAAACATTAGCTCAGAGCAAAAAAGTGATTACTCCGGAAGCTTTACCTGCCGATCAGCAGATTCATTTGGATGAAATGAAAAAAATGACAGGCGCTGCTTTCGATAAACATTATATGGATATGATGGTAACTGACCATGATAAAACAGTGGCGTTATTTAAACAAGGAACAGAAAATCGCGACCAAAGCGTTAAAGAATGGGCTACTAATACTTTAAAAGTAATTGAATCGCATGATGAAATGGCAAAAAAGATTGTAGCTGGCTTAAAATAG
- a CDS encoding GNAT family N-acetyltransferase, whose product MEISENGFIFSDKKDLLDIEAIHHYLSTASYWAKNIPFDTVKRSIENSLCFGIYKGPEQVGFARWVTDKATFAWLCDVYVKDSYRGLGLSKKLMSFMIFHPDLQGLRRYQLATLDAHGLYEQFGFSQIENPERQMGIVIPDIYSKAAE is encoded by the coding sequence GTGGAAATCAGCGAAAACGGATTTATATTTTCCGACAAAAAGGATCTTTTAGATATAGAGGCCATCCACCATTATTTAAGTACAGCATCTTATTGGGCCAAAAACATTCCATTTGATACGGTAAAACGCTCTATTGAAAATTCGCTATGCTTCGGCATTTATAAAGGGCCGGAACAAGTTGGTTTTGCAAGATGGGTAACCGATAAAGCTACATTTGCATGGCTTTGCGATGTGTATGTTAAAGATAGTTATCGCGGTTTGGGTTTATCCAAAAAGCTGATGTCGTTTATGATCTTTCACCCTGACCTGCAGGGATTACGCCGTTATCAACTGGCCACATTGGATGCCCATGGCTTGTATGAACAATTTGGTTTTTCACAGATTGAAAATCCTGAAAGGCAAATGGGTATTGTAATTCCGGATATTTACAGTAAAGCTGCAGAATAG
- a CDS encoding YajQ family cyclic di-GMP-binding protein, which translates to MPSFDIVSKVDAQTLDNAINNAKKEILNRFDFNGSKSTVELDKKTNVVTIVTEDDMRLKAIEGSIISRMMKQNLDPKSLDFGDEQQASGNMIRKEISIKEGLDKDAAKKVVAKIKASGLKVQASIMDDQVRVTAKKIDDLQAVINLCRNEDFGQPLQYINMRN; encoded by the coding sequence ATGCCTTCTTTTGATATAGTAAGTAAAGTTGATGCGCAAACATTGGATAATGCGATCAACAATGCGAAAAAGGAAATCCTTAACCGATTCGACTTTAACGGATCAAAAAGCACCGTCGAACTGGATAAAAAAACAAATGTGGTAACGATAGTTACTGAAGACGACATGCGACTTAAAGCCATAGAAGGTTCGATTATTTCGAGGATGATGAAACAGAATTTAGACCCTAAAAGTTTGGATTTTGGCGATGAGCAACAGGCTTCGGGAAACATGATCCGAAAAGAAATCAGCATTAAAGAAGGATTGGATAAAGATGCAGCTAAAAAAGTTGTTGCCAAGATTAAAGCCAGCGGATTAAAAGTTCAAGCTTCTATTATGGATGATCAGGTACGTGTAACGGCAAAAAAAATCGACGATTTACAAGCGGTAATCAATCTTTGCAGAAACGAAGATTTCGGCCAGCCACTGCAATATATTAATATGCGTAATTAA
- the ppk1 gene encoding polyphosphate kinase 1, translating to MSNKKIPFFNREISWLYFNDRVLQEAADETVPLIERIKFLSIFSSNLEEFYRVRVATMTRLTNLNDKAKALLGFNPRKILNEIKNIVVKQERKFDQLFQATLINELAQNRIFILNDTQLNVSRGEFVKNHFRDKILSNLVPIMLDMDKPFPELKDRYLYFFVKLSKKDTKVREKYALIEIPPNLPRFLVLPETNDLKFIILAEDIIRYCLDDIFYVFTYDNLEAYSIQLTRDAELDIDKNINDKFIEDLKSSLEKRKKGKPMRLLYDSAMPLNMLTVLVNKLKLEAESLIPGNRYHKFGDFIAFPNVGKKELEYAPNVPLKVHDLHRTQSMFNRVAQRDYLVNLPYQSYDYIILFLREAAIDPKVTEIQITLYRLAENSKVINALINAAKNGKAVSVLLELKARFDEQANIYWTTRLMEEGVKVNYGLTDYKVHSKICLVKRIEKDKPVYYANLATGNFNEKTAGLYCDHSIFTAKKEITNDLVKLFDALNKRTVTKGFKHLIVSPLESRSKLVNFINREIRNAKQGKLAYIMLKVNSLADEGIIAKLYDASNAGVKIQLIIRGICCLVPGVKGFSENITAISIIDKFLEHARVYIFGNNGKNDMYLSSADLMSRNFEHRVEVGFPVLDHDVKQEIQDIIDLQLQDNTKSRQINALNNNKYHKNRLSKKIRAQVDIYNYLKTKHQS from the coding sequence ATGAGCAATAAGAAGATCCCCTTTTTTAACCGCGAAATTAGCTGGCTTTACTTTAACGATCGTGTGCTGCAGGAAGCTGCCGACGAAACCGTGCCCTTAATTGAGCGAATTAAATTTCTATCCATATTTTCTTCAAATTTAGAAGAGTTTTATCGGGTAAGGGTAGCCACCATGACCAGGCTTACCAACCTGAACGATAAAGCAAAAGCACTTTTAGGATTTAACCCCAGGAAAATTCTGAACGAAATTAAAAACATTGTGGTAAAGCAGGAGCGAAAATTCGACCAGCTTTTTCAGGCCACTTTAATCAACGAACTTGCCCAGAACAGGATTTTTATTTTAAATGATACCCAACTGAACGTAAGCAGGGGCGAGTTTGTGAAAAACCACTTTAGGGATAAGATTCTATCCAACCTGGTTCCGATTATGCTGGATATGGACAAACCTTTTCCAGAGTTAAAAGATCGTTATTTATATTTCTTCGTAAAACTATCTAAAAAAGACACAAAAGTAAGGGAAAAGTATGCCCTCATTGAAATTCCGCCTAATTTACCCCGGTTTTTGGTGCTTCCGGAAACAAATGACCTGAAATTTATCATTCTTGCTGAAGATATCATCCGTTATTGTCTGGACGATATTTTTTACGTTTTTACCTACGATAATTTAGAAGCTTATTCCATTCAGCTCACCCGTGATGCAGAACTGGATATCGATAAAAACATCAACGATAAGTTTATCGAAGATTTAAAAAGCAGCTTAGAAAAACGCAAAAAAGGCAAACCTATGCGTTTGCTTTATGATTCGGCCATGCCTTTGAATATGCTCACCGTTTTGGTTAATAAATTAAAGCTGGAGGCAGAAAGTTTAATCCCCGGTAACCGTTACCATAAATTCGGCGATTTTATTGCTTTCCCGAATGTAGGCAAAAAGGAACTGGAATATGCACCAAATGTGCCGCTGAAGGTGCACGACTTGCATAGGACTCAAAGTATGTTTAATAGGGTGGCTCAGCGCGATTACCTGGTGAATTTACCTTACCAATCTTACGATTACATCATATTGTTTCTGCGTGAAGCTGCAATTGATCCAAAAGTTACCGAAATACAGATTACTTTATATCGTTTGGCCGAAAACTCGAAGGTAATTAATGCTTTGATCAACGCGGCTAAAAATGGAAAGGCTGTTTCTGTCTTATTAGAGCTTAAAGCCCGTTTTGATGAGCAGGCCAATATTTATTGGACAACCCGTTTAATGGAAGAAGGTGTTAAGGTAAATTATGGTTTAACCGATTATAAGGTGCACTCCAAAATCTGCCTGGTTAAACGGATTGAAAAAGATAAACCCGTGTATTATGCCAATTTAGCCACCGGTAATTTTAACGAAAAAACCGCCGGTTTATATTGCGACCATAGTATTTTTACCGCAAAAAAGGAGATTACCAACGATTTGGTGAAACTTTTTGATGCCCTGAACAAACGTACGGTAACCAAAGGTTTTAAACATTTAATTGTATCGCCTTTAGAGAGCCGCTCCAAACTGGTTAATTTTATTAACCGCGAAATCAGGAACGCAAAGCAGGGTAAATTGGCTTATATCATGTTAAAAGTGAACAGTTTGGCCGATGAAGGCATTATTGCCAAACTTTATGATGCGAGCAATGCAGGGGTTAAAATCCAGTTAATTATCAGGGGAATCTGTTGCCTTGTGCCTGGTGTAAAGGGTTTCAGCGAAAATATAACCGCCATCAGTATCATTGATAAATTTCTGGAGCATGCCAGGGTATACATTTTCGGGAACAATGGTAAAAACGATATGTATCTCTCTTCTGCCGACTTAATGAGCCGGAACTTTGAGCACCGTGTAGAGGTGGGCTTTCCGGTTTTAGATCACGATGTAAAACAGGAAATACAGGACATTATCGATCTGCAATTGCAGGACAATACTAAATCGAGGCAGATTAATGCCTTAAACAACAACAAATACCATAAAAACAGATTAAGTAAAAAAATAAGGGCGCAAGTAGATATTTATAACTATTTAAAAACCAAGCATCAATCATAA
- a CDS encoding Ppx/GppA phosphatase family protein — translation MLRYAAIDIGSNAVRLLIADISKQDGKYKYKKNTLIRVPLRLGDDAFLDQHISDKKSADLVKTMTAFKNLMDVYHVSEYLACATSAMREARNGQDIVKLIKEQTDVTLEIIEGQREANIIYANHIEEELDENKTYLYIDVGGGSTELSVFVKGSPEVSRSFNIGTIRMLDNQDKEETWEEMKDWVKEHTKAYKHLAGIGTGGNINKLFRMSDEKENAPLSLQKLNSMYNKLTSYSLKERINTLGLNPDRADVIIPACEIYLTLMKWTGIKQIYVPKVGMADGIIKLLIEEKLD, via the coding sequence ATGTTAAGATACGCAGCTATAGATATCGGTTCGAATGCAGTGAGGTTACTCATTGCGGATATCAGCAAACAAGACGGAAAATACAAATACAAAAAAAATACCTTAATCCGTGTGCCGCTCCGCCTGGGCGATGATGCGTTTTTAGATCAACATATTTCAGACAAAAAATCAGCAGACCTGGTCAAAACCATGACGGCTTTTAAAAATCTGATGGATGTTTATCATGTTTCCGAATATTTAGCCTGTGCAACTTCTGCCATGAGGGAAGCCCGCAATGGACAGGATATCGTAAAACTGATTAAAGAACAAACTGACGTTACTTTAGAGATTATTGAAGGACAACGTGAAGCAAATATTATTTACGCCAACCATATTGAAGAAGAATTAGACGAAAACAAAACCTATTTATATATTGATGTAGGTGGTGGAAGTACTGAATTATCTGTTTTTGTAAAAGGTTCACCAGAAGTTTCACGATCTTTTAATATCGGTACCATCAGGATGCTCGATAACCAGGATAAAGAAGAAACCTGGGAGGAGATGAAAGATTGGGTGAAAGAACACACCAAAGCTTATAAGCACCTTGCGGGTATTGGTACAGGTGGCAATATCAATAAACTTTTCCGCATGTCGGATGAGAAAGAAAATGCGCCTTTATCCTTACAGAAGTTAAATTCGATGTATAATAAATTGACGAGCTACTCTTTAAAAGAGCGGATCAATACTTTAGGTTTAAATCCCGATCGTGCTGATGTTATTATACCAGCCTGCGAAATTTACCTCACTTTAATGAAATGGACAGGAATTAAACAGATTTATGTGCCTAAAGTGGGTATGGCAGATGGGATTATTAAATTGTTGATCGAGGAAAAATTGGATTAG
- a CDS encoding pyridoxal phosphate-dependent aminotransferase has protein sequence MSTLSKRINSLSESATLKMTKLGRELASKGINIISLSVGEPDFNTPDHVKNAAKKALDENYTRYSPVPGYPDLRQAIVNKLKTENNLDYDISQIVVSTGAKQSLSNVILTLIDPDDEVIIPTPYWVSYSEMVTLAEGKSVFIDTDIESNFKITPAQLEAAITPKSKLFMFSSPCNPTGSVYSKEELAALVAVFEKYPNIYILSDEIYEHINFVDKHESIAQFDSIKDRVIIVNGFSKAFAMTGWRLGYIAANKEIAAANDKLQGQTTSGTCSIAQRAGIVAYEQGLASVLEMKEAFLRRRELVYNLLNEIPGVKTNLPDGAFYFFPEISSFFGKKDADGNVIKDSSDLALYLLNVGHVATVGGDSFGNNNYIRLSYAASDESLVEALRRIKEALGKLA, from the coding sequence ATGAGCACCTTATCGAAAAGAATCAACAGTCTATCAGAATCTGCAACCCTTAAAATGACCAAACTTGGCCGCGAACTAGCGTCTAAGGGCATAAATATCATTAGTTTAAGTGTTGGTGAACCCGATTTTAATACGCCTGACCATGTGAAAAATGCTGCTAAAAAAGCATTAGACGAAAATTATACGCGTTATTCGCCAGTACCGGGCTACCCTGATCTGCGCCAGGCCATCGTAAATAAGTTAAAAACAGAAAATAACCTCGATTATGATATCTCTCAGATCGTTGTTTCAACAGGTGCGAAACAGTCATTATCGAATGTAATTTTAACTTTGATCGATCCGGATGATGAAGTGATCATTCCAACACCTTATTGGGTTTCTTATTCAGAAATGGTCACCTTAGCGGAAGGAAAATCTGTTTTTATCGATACCGATATTGAAAGCAATTTTAAAATTACACCAGCACAGTTAGAAGCAGCCATTACACCGAAATCGAAACTTTTCATGTTTTCTTCTCCTTGTAACCCAACTGGCTCGGTTTACAGTAAAGAAGAATTGGCTGCATTAGTTGCCGTTTTTGAAAAATATCCAAATATCTATATCCTTTCTGATGAGATTTATGAGCATATCAACTTTGTTGACAAACATGAATCAATCGCCCAGTTTGATAGCATTAAAGACCGTGTAATCATTGTAAATGGTTTCTCTAAAGCTTTCGCCATGACTGGATGGAGATTAGGTTATATCGCCGCAAATAAAGAAATAGCGGCTGCTAACGATAAATTACAGGGACAAACCACTTCCGGAACTTGTTCTATTGCACAAAGAGCCGGTATTGTAGCTTACGAGCAAGGATTAGCGAGCGTTTTAGAGATGAAAGAAGCATTTTTACGCCGCAGAGAACTGGTTTATAACTTATTAAACGAAATTCCGGGTGTAAAAACCAATCTGCCTGATGGTGCTTTCTATTTCTTCCCTGAAATCAGCTCATTCTTTGGTAAAAAAGATGCTGATGGAAATGTAATCAAAGATTCTTCAGATTTAGCATTATACTTATTGAACGTTGGTCACGTAGCTACTGTTGGTGGTGATTCTTTCGGTAATAATAACTATATCCGTTTATCTTATGCAGCATCAGACGAGAGTTTGGTAGAAGCATTAAGAAGAATTAAAGAAGCATTAGGTAAATTAGCTTAA
- a CDS encoding cation diffusion facilitator family transporter, with the protein MSVKKKAIIISLIVSVVLMLAKFIAYFITGSNAILTDAAESIVNVIAGSFAFYSIYLSTQPKDENHPYGHGKVEFFSVFVEGILILIAGLAIIFKSSYNLIYPHALGELLTGTMIIGITGLINLIVGLYLMNVGKEVHSVTLQADGKHLLTDTYTSGAIVIGLILIQLTNIIWLDSLLSVLVGFYIVYSGYKLTRGSVGGLMDESDFTLVEEVVEVLQKNRHNPWIDVHNLRTQQYGPNFISIAM; encoded by the coding sequence GTGTCGGTTAAAAAGAAAGCTATCATTATTTCTCTTATAGTAAGTGTTGTATTAATGCTGGCCAAGTTTATTGCTTACTTTATCACCGGTTCTAATGCTATTTTGACAGACGCTGCAGAGAGTATTGTAAATGTAATTGCAGGTAGTTTTGCTTTTTACAGCATTTATTTAAGTACCCAGCCCAAAGATGAAAACCACCCTTACGGACATGGGAAAGTAGAGTTTTTTTCTGTCTTTGTAGAAGGTATCCTGATCCTGATTGCGGGTTTAGCCATTATTTTTAAATCTTCTTACAACCTCATTTACCCGCATGCCTTAGGTGAACTATTAACCGGAACCATGATTATTGGCATTACCGGCTTAATTAATCTCATCGTAGGGCTTTATCTAATGAATGTTGGCAAAGAGGTACATTCTGTTACTTTACAGGCAGATGGAAAACATCTGCTTACTGATACTTATACCAGTGGAGCCATTGTTATTGGTTTAATACTGATTCAACTGACAAATATTATTTGGTTAGACAGCTTACTCTCTGTGTTAGTGGGCTTTTACATCGTTTATTCTGGTTATAAGCTCACCCGTGGTTCGGTTGGAGGACTGATGGATGAAAGTGATTTTACACTCGTTGAAGAGGTAGTAGAGGTATTGCAAAAGAACCGCCACAATCCCTGGATTGATGTGCATAATCTCCGCACGCAGCAATATGGCCCGAATTTCATATCGATTGCCATGTAA
- a CDS encoding NUDIX domain-containing protein, whose protein sequence is MSYFNVRVYGLLINQHNEVLVSDEEEYGFRFSKFPGGGLELGEGLIEGLKREFVEECEAEIEVLSHFYTTDFYEKSSFNDSQVISVYYLVKEKTPLQLAFKDTIYDFDGEGEILQAFRWVKIEDLNIEEITFKTDKTVAQLLKEQFSVNL, encoded by the coding sequence ATGAGCTACTTTAACGTAAGGGTTTATGGTTTACTGATTAATCAGCATAACGAGGTGCTGGTGAGTGATGAAGAAGAATACGGATTTCGTTTTAGCAAATTCCCAGGTGGCGGATTAGAGCTAGGAGAGGGACTTATTGAAGGATTAAAAAGGGAATTTGTAGAAGAATGTGAAGCCGAAATTGAGGTTTTATCACATTTTTATACCACCGATTTTTATGAGAAATCGTCATTTAACGATAGTCAGGTAATTAGTGTTTATTATTTGGTTAAAGAAAAAACGCCATTACAACTGGCCTTCAAAGATACCATTTACGATTTCGACGGTGAAGGTGAAATTTTGCAGGCTTTTAGATGGGTGAAAATAGAAGATTTAAATATCGAAGAAATTACCTTCAAAACCGATAAAACCGTTGCCCAACTTTTAAAAGAACAATTTTCAGTTAATTTATAA
- the bioA gene encoding adenosylmethionine--8-amino-7-oxononanoate transaminase, whose product MSDTSEIQTPNSKLNLTERDQKVIWHPYTQMKNALPHIPIVRGEGVYVFDESGKRYIDAVSSWWVNIHGHSHPYIAEKVAEQLKVLEHVIFAGFTHEPAVLLAERLLPILPGKQEKVFYTDNGSTAVEVALKMCLQYWDNNGTPKTKILAFKNAYHGDTFGAMSVSGRSIFTDAFNSLLFDVEFIDLPNEANISELVSHISNLTHTACFIFEPLILGSGGMLMYEAKYLDELLSACKDAQILTIADEVMTGFGRTGTYFACEKLTNKPDIICLSKGLTGGTMPLGVTTCTNEIFEAFLSDDKLKTLYHGHSFTANPIACVASLASLDILLRSETIQNIKRVEAKHAVFLEEIKTHPKVKAIRQTGTIIAIEWETGNETSYLSSLRNLLYAYFLDKGIILRPLGNIIYILPPYVISDEDLDYIYATIKTALEEV is encoded by the coding sequence ATGTCAGATACTTCCGAAATCCAAACGCCGAACTCCAAACTAAATCTAACTGAACGCGATCAAAAGGTGATTTGGCATCCTTATACCCAAATGAAAAATGCCCTTCCACATATTCCGATTGTTAGGGGAGAAGGTGTTTATGTTTTTGATGAAAGCGGTAAAAGATATATCGACGCTGTTTCGTCGTGGTGGGTAAATATACATGGACATTCGCATCCCTATATTGCCGAAAAAGTAGCCGAACAGCTTAAGGTTTTAGAACATGTAATTTTTGCCGGTTTTACGCACGAACCTGCTGTTTTATTGGCCGAACGACTTTTACCAATACTCCCAGGTAAACAGGAAAAGGTTTTTTATACCGATAATGGCTCAACCGCTGTAGAAGTAGCCTTAAAAATGTGCCTGCAATATTGGGATAATAATGGAACACCAAAAACAAAAATCCTTGCGTTTAAAAATGCTTATCATGGCGATACTTTTGGCGCCATGTCTGTTAGTGGACGAAGTATTTTTACCGATGCCTTCAACAGTTTATTGTTCGACGTAGAATTTATCGATCTTCCAAATGAAGCGAACATCTCAGAGCTGGTTTCTCACATCTCAAATCTCACGCATACTGCCTGTTTCATTTTCGAACCCCTTATTTTAGGTTCGGGTGGAATGTTAATGTATGAGGCCAAATACCTTGACGAGCTTTTATCGGCCTGTAAAGACGCACAGATTTTAACCATTGCCGATGAAGTGATGACGGGTTTCGGTAGAACAGGAACTTACTTTGCCTGCGAAAAACTGACCAATAAACCGGATATTATCTGTTTAAGTAAAGGATTAACCGGCGGAACCATGCCGCTGGGTGTAACCACATGTACCAATGAGATTTTTGAAGCCTTTTTAAGTGATGATAAGTTAAAAACGCTTTATCACGGACATTCATTTACGGCCAATCCAATTGCTTGTGTGGCATCACTCGCAAGCTTAGACATCCTTTTAAGAAGTGAAACCATACAGAATATTAAGAGGGTAGAGGCTAAGCACGCGGTATTTCTGGAAGAGATTAAAACACATCCAAAAGTTAAAGCCATCAGACAAACCGGAACGATTATCGCCATTGAATGGGAAACCGGTAATGAAACTTCTTATTTAAGTAGCCTGCGTAATTTGCTGTATGCCTATTTCTTAGATAAAGGAATTATATTGAGGCCACTTGGAAATATTATCTATATCCTACCTCCTTACGTCATTAGTGATGAAGATCTGGATTATATTTATGCTACAATAAAAACTGCTTTAGAAGAGGTGTAA
- a CDS encoding SRPBCC family protein, with protein sequence MENEPIIVDRLYNAPIEKVWKALTDNKEIKQWYFQLADFKPEVGFKFEFTGGAVDGPQYLHLCEITEIITGKKLAYTWRYDGLPGNSEVSWELFEQSDKTLLKLTHTGLESFASNGPNFEKTSFNGGWNYFLNEALSKYLEPEA encoded by the coding sequence ATGGAAAACGAACCCATTATTGTAGATCGTTTATACAATGCTCCGATCGAAAAAGTATGGAAAGCTTTAACCGATAACAAAGAAATTAAACAGTGGTATTTTCAATTAGCAGATTTTAAACCTGAAGTTGGTTTTAAATTTGAATTTACCGGTGGAGCTGTTGATGGGCCTCAATACCTTCACCTTTGTGAAATAACCGAAATAATAACGGGCAAAAAATTAGCTTATACCTGGCGATATGATGGTTTACCGGGCAATTCTGAAGTGAGCTGGGAATTATTTGAGCAAAGCGACAAAACACTATTAAAACTCACGCATACAGGTTTAGAAAGTTTCGCTTCTAATGGTCCGAATTTTGAAAAAACAAGCTTTAATGGAGGCTGGAATTATTTTCTTAATGAAGCGCTTAGCAAATACCTGGAGCCTGAAGCATAA